The segment AAAGGGCTTGGTGTACTCGGTGAAGCCCAGGTCCACTTGGATCTGGTTGAGGCGGTTCACCAGGTCGCTGAAGGTGAAGGCCAGCTGGGGGATGGGGTTGCCGGTGAGGATGTTGGCGATGGCGATGGCCGGGATCAGGTAGGCGATGATCAAGACCGTGTACTGGGCCACCTGGGTCCAGGTGATTCCCTTCATGCCTCCCAGCACCGCAAAGAAGGCCACCACCGCCACGCCGATGATCACTCCGGTGGCGATGTCCACTTGCAGAAAGCGGCTGAACACGATGCCCACACCCCGCATCTGCCCGGCCACGTAGGTGAGGGAGATGAAAATGGTGGCGATGGCGGCCACGGCGCGGGCGGTGTGGGAGTAATAGCGGTCGCCGATGAAGTCGGGCACCGTGTACTTGCCGTACTTGCGCAGGTAGGGGGCGAGGAGAAGGGCCAGGAGCACGTACCCCCCGGTCCAACCCATGAGGTACACCGCCCCGTCGTAGCCCATGGTGGAGATGAGGCCCGCCATGGAGATGAAGCTGGCGGCGGACATCCAGTCGGCGGCGGTGGCGGCTCCGTTGGCGATGGCCGGCACGCCGCGGCCGGCCACGTAGAACCCTGCGGTTTCCCGAACCCGGCTGGCGTAGCCGATGTAGATGTAAAGGGCAAAGGTGAGGCCCACAAGGAGATACGTCCAGGCTTCAACGCTCATCTTGTCCTCCTACTCGTGCACGTCGTACTGGCGGTCCAGCTGGTCCATCTTCCAGGCGTAGTAGAAGATCAGGATGACGAAGACGTAGATGCTTCCCTGCTGGGCGAACCAGAACCCCAAGGGAAGTCCTCCTAGGCGGATGTTGTTCAAGGGCTCCACCAGGAGGATGCCAAAGACGTACGAAACCAAAGCCCAGACGATGAGCAGGTTTCGTATGAGGGATACGTTGGCCTTCCAGTACCCTTCCAGCTTGCTCATAACTCCCTCCCCCGCTAGGGAAGCGCCTTATGCGCTCCTTTTTTGCCTCCCTCGCGGTTAGGGGCAATCTTAGGGAAGGATGAAGGGGGTGTCAAGAAACGCTAACTTTGCGGGTATGCGCAAAAGGAGGGGTTTTCTCGGTGAGAAAAAGGGGCTGGGTGTTCCCAGCCCCAAAGGTAAGGCGGGGTTACTCCTCGAGGGTAGAGAGATCCCCGGGATCCTTGCCCAGCTCCTGGGCCTTGAGGAGGCGGCGCAGGATCTTGCCCGAGCGGGTCTTGGGAAGCTTGTCCAGGAAGGCGATCTCGGAAGGGGTGGCGATGGGGCCAAGCTCCCGGCGCACGTGGGCGATGAGGCTTTCCTTAAGCTCCTCCGAGGGAGCCTGGCCTAGCCGGAGCACCACGAAGGCCTTGATGGCCTCCCCCTTTAAGGGGTCGGGCACCCCGATCACGGCGGCCTCGGCCACCGCGGGATGGGAGACCAGGGCGCTTTCCACGTCCGCGGTGCCGATGCGGTGGCCGGCCACGTTCAGGACGTCGTCCGCCCGGCCCAGGACGCTAAAGTACCCATCCTCGTCCC is part of the Thermus caldilimi genome and harbors:
- a CDS encoding DUF4212 domain-containing protein, encoding MSKLEGYWKANVSLIRNLLIVWALVSYVFGILLVEPLNNIRLGGLPLGFWFAQQGSIYVFVILIFYYAWKMDQLDRQYDVHE